The DNA sequence CATTGAATGGCCAAATACAGGCCTGTAGTGCCTCACTGTCATGGCCTACGACCGCTAcgttgccatctgcaaacccctgcactacgggaccctcctgggcagcagagcttgtgccaacatggcagcagctgcctggggcagtgggtttTTCAGTTCTGTCCTGCACTTTGCCAATACATTTTTACTTCCactctgccaaggcaatgccctggaccagttcttctgtgaaatcccccagatcctccagctctcctgctcacaGTCCTTCCTCAGAGAAGTTGGGTTTACTGTGATTAGTGCCGCTTTAatgtttgggtgttttgttttcattgtggtgtcctatgtgcagatcttcagggccGTGCTGAGGATCCCCTCTAAGCAGGGGtggcacaaagccttttccacgtgcctccctcacctggccGTGGTCTCCCTGTTTGTCAGCACTGGCATGGTTGCCCACCTGAagcccccctccatctcctccccattGCTGGACCTGGTGCTCTCATTTCTGTACTCGGTGGTGCCTCCAGCGGTGAACCCCCTCctctacagcatgaggaaccagGAGCTCAAGGATGCCTTATGGAAACTGGCCCAATGGACGCTATTTCACCAAGAATAACCTGCTTACCCTTCTCTGCACATTTCCCAGAGTTTATCTGAGGCCATGagtctgcttttttctcctgtgataaTCCTGCTTATATATGATCTTTCTGGGTTTATACTATTGTTTTGAGGCTTGATCCTGTTGTGTCTGACTCATGCACAAGACTGTGTCACATAGCAGCTCTTCAATAAAATGGCATCTCCCAGGTGCAGTGCCTGAAGGCTGGGCACTTCTTCCAAAGTTGCTTCCAAGGAAGTGTCCAAGGAATTGGTCTTTGAAACTGTCTGTTCTCAttattttctcaatattttGGGGTTAAGCTCATGATATAATTCGGTTCCACTGGACCACATGTTCTGGATTTAAAACTCTCTTCTTTGTGTCCTGTGGCAGGGGAGATGCTCCATGAGCCCCCCATTTTCTCCTCAGGTTGCTTCATGTATGACAGGAGTGATTGCCTGTACCAGACTCTCTTGAAATGAACTTGGAGGGGCAATgagaggagaggatggggacTCACCATGTGCCCCGGGCTTCGAATGGAGACTTGGAAGGTGAAACACCCTCAAAGGTGATGTCCCCCAAAGCAGTAAATCAATTTACCCACGAACAAGGACTCTGCAGTGCCATGGGAGTGAGTGGGGActcagcaggcagagggaagaggagactgGAGAGATGCAGGAGCTGCCTGAGGAGGCCCATGGCCAGGACTGTCGTGATGTCCTGAGGAGCGGggctggtgggagcagaggagggggcATATTCAGTCAGGGTTGGGGATCACCAACAATATTAATTTAAGAGAGCCAGAGAGAGACTAGCCTCTGGTTCCTCATGCCCTTGAGACCAGCACCATCCCTGGGGCTGATGGGGACGCTAAAcccccctctctgctccccaggaC is a window from the Ciconia boyciana unplaced genomic scaffold, ASM3463844v1 HiC_scaffold_41, whole genome shotgun sequence genome containing:
- the LOC140645906 gene encoding olfactory receptor 14J1-like; translated protein: MAYDRYVAICKPLHYGTLLGSRACANMAAAAWGSGFFSSVLHFANTFLLPLCQGNALDQFFCEIPQILQLSCSQSFLREVGFTVISAALMFGCFVFIVVSYVQIFRAVLRIPSKQGWHKAFSTCLPHLAVVSLFVSTGMVAHLKPPSISSPLLDLVLSFLYSVVPPAVNPLLYSMRNQELKDALWKLAQWTLFHQE